The Liolophura sinensis isolate JHLJ2023 chromosome 8, CUHK_Ljap_v2, whole genome shotgun sequence sequence GCACTGCATTGATAAGCCCATTTATACTCTTGTCTTACACACCAAAGATTATAAAGGTGTTTTTGCTTATCTATTCAAATCTTaccatttttcagaaaatattttacagtttcCTCTGCTTTTAGTCGTCACTCCCCTTTCTCTGACCCCAGCTTCAAAATGAGAGGATTTTGTTGCCCTAGTGAAGCCCTCTAAATGGTTTGAGGTCAAAGTGTCTGTTCACTGGTGTAAGTTTCCAGTTGTTAAAGCTTTGTTCATTTCAAATCCACTAAGCACTAGAAGACTGGAATTTTGGGGTTGAGGAATATGTTAATATGAATAAAAGAATTCATTGGAAGGCAGTATAAGGGCTTGATATTACTGTGTGCCGTCAGAAAAAATAAGgtgtgtgagaaaaaaaaaaaaaattgtcgttcccatgccgggaatcgaacccgggccgcctgggtgaaagccaggaatcctaaccactagaccacatgggaagtGGTGAGAAAGGGGGtgaacattttcactttcatatGTGAACGTAATAATTTAGTGTCCCGTGAAGATAGAAATTTAGTTCATGTACAGCCTAATTAAGGGTTTATCTAGTAACAAAGATGTTCCCTTCATGTTTGAAAGTCGATTAGCTATAAAGAAAGAGTTTTCCAGTGTATTATAAAAGTCACGTGACCACACATTAGTCACATGACTTAAAGATGTCTGCGCCTAGCATTCAAAAGTACTTCCTCGCAAAGCTGGTTGTTGTGTTCATCTATGTTTACATAGGAAACACAATTCCAATTGTGGTAAACACGTGGCCATTCACAGAAGCAACCATTAAAGGTAACTCTTGAAAAACACGCTTTTGCTATGCCGAATGCCGTAATAGTAGGGACAAGTTTTCCTCATCGTTTTACACACACCGGTAGTCTGTAGGCTGCAGCAGGCTACTTACTGATGTATGATAAAATGCTGAATTCTTATACCTGGTATGTAGTTTCTTTCTCACCCTGATACTGTATCATATACTGACGCGAATTTCTAAACAAATTGATTGATAGATCTGAAGTGATCGAGAATTAATAGAGAGATATCCATTTGTGCACACACGGTTTTTGTTATTCAGGGTGGAACGTCATCGCTAATAATGGATCGGCTTTGGACGCAGTTGAGCAAGGTGGATCGGTGTGCGAGGAGTTCGGAAAGTGTGCCACAAGTGTGGGATACGGTGCTGATCCAGACGAAATAGGGGAGACCACTCTGGACGCCATGATCATGGATGGGTGAGCTAGTTTGctggtaaaattttgaaagtgtATCGGTATTCTGGTCAGCAGTTATATATGGTTCCCGTGGGTAACCATTCATAGAACCATTCCATCCGTTTCATCAGATATCTTTATATTGGAAGTCTTTCGTAGTTACACGGTAATGACACCGCACGACTTTGAAAAGAAACCATTTGGGTCACGTTTGGGTGTCGCCCGTCCAATTTTCTAAACGCATTTTGTACATGCATCGAATGATGTGCGATTGATTTTACCGCTTACGCACCCCCCGTGATAAACGCATCCGGGAAGAGGAATCatctaaataaatttttgactGCTTCTATTTCTTGTCCCTGAACTCAGGTATATAATCTTTGCTTTACTACTTTTTGATAGCTGTCAAGTTAAAATTTGCCGGCGCTGGACATCAGTTAGTTATTATTCTAGCACATCAAGGCTGATGTCTTTGTTCCCTCGTTTTAACACTGCCTTCAGGACAAGCCACGATGTTGGGGCGGTGGGGGACCTGAGACGGGTTAAATCAGCCTTGTCGGTGGCTAGGGCCGTACTGGAGTATACAACTCATACCTTCTTAGTCGGCGAGTCAGGTAAGACCTGTTGCATTATAGAAAAAGCCAAATGTATTAAACCATACTAAATGGAGGCTTAAAAATAATGCTGGCTAGTTCGATGTTTTGGAATAAGGAAATGTAATTCGCCGCAATGAGCTTTCATTTGTAAGACGTGCCACACAACTATATAGTTATAACAACACTTgcatcacagagagtaaaaccagatcagcatcgacagtgtgataattggcaaatggccacacgtagcaggtgaaatacggcctcttgtcaatttacctccgttATGATTGGATTTGTTTCAGCTACAAATTTTGCTGCGGAGATGGGTTTCAGTGTCGTCGATCTGCACAGCAATTTTTCCACACAGCAGTTCAAAAGTTGGAGGAAAGCCAACTGTCAACCCAATTATCGGCAGGTAAACgtgtatttaacattttttttacaccttAATTATGCCGGCGGCTCACAGTACTATCCAGACCTGATACTGCCTTCCAATGAATTCTTTCATCTAAACTAACATACTTCTGAACCTAAAAATTCTGGTCTTCTGGAAAGCAGTTCCCATGACGGCCGTGGCAGCACATTGGAGTTTCTGACATCTAAGAGGAAACGGGTGTATTGCATGGCTGTATGGATCAGCTGACAGAGTATAGCTCAGAGCACAAAAGGAATGGCTTTTAGAACTATATGTCAGTCTGAGGGGGGTGAAAAGTGTGTGTTCATGTGGCCGTCTGATGTTACTAAGATTCCACTGACTGATGTGAAAAGTAAGATTTTTTCATACCCGTAATTTGTGATTTGTTCGATCTGATTTCAGAAATGCTTCAATCTCTGATAAGTTTACTCGGTGTTGCCTTACCTTGATAACATTTTAGCGGTAATATTGCAGGAATGGATCGTCAAGGAGTGTCTGTTGAGGGAGTTTGGTGGGTAAGGAAGCGGTGTTTGTGAAATCTTTGTGAATTCTGTTGACAGAATGTTGCACCCGACCCCACGAAATCATGTGGACCATATCAGCCTGTCAAGCGCCGAGCCAGACGACAGGTGGAGCGCAGTTCTCGCGTGAGTCCGTGGGTAGACGAGAACAATCACGACACTATCGGGTTGATCGCCATCGACAAAGATGGCAACATCGCGGGGGGTACCACAACAAATGGGATGAATCATAAAGTTCCAGGGTAAGATAAATATTGGTGCTAAAGTAACTTGTAAAACtgaatacagaaacaaaatgtattcCATAAATTGATCTTGACTAGCTGCACTGCTGAACGGCTGAATGGCTGACTGTTTAAAGTTTTGTTTGCAAAACTTGTAATCCAGCAGCAGGACGATCTTACTCGGTACTGCAAATGGCGGAATAGGGGAGATTCGTGTTCGAAATGATACGGTAGGGCTGTTATCACCTTTATCGCCAAGAGTTTGAGCTCGAAACTACTTACATGGGAACAGTGAAGTTTATCCCAGTTATATAGACCTAAGGCTTTGAAAGACGATCTTGCAACTTCCTCCCCTTGCACTGAGATAAATGcgccaaatacatttttgttctgAGGCCGATGCCACATGGCGATTTTAGACTCGAAACATAAAACCTCAGTATAATACACAGTTTAGGCTCCAAGATATTAAAATTGTGGTAAAATTGTgctatatttcattattaagaagtgtgtatacatatagatttatgaatacattcggcgaatggaccttgaaacgagaTTTTTCCAGCCAGAAATATGGGCGTAACGTCACTGATTTCCACTGATCCAAAACAAACCACAGTAGAACATGATGTTTAAAGGAGAGCCCCaatgcttttattttcatactaaatGTTCCCAGGACACAGTATTTTTGTTTGCTATGTTAGCGtgtaaacatcatttaaaaaaaatattattttatctagttccacttaaaaaaaaaaaaaccttaaagtTGGACTGTCTGCCTATCTTGTCGGCCGCGGAGCCCTGGTGGGGTGACGTCATGCTGTGAAGACCAGCCGGTATTATGAattgaaaagccctgcaaagcaCTGTGTGCTTTTCCTGAAGGTATGACTAAATCTATGATTACCCCTGTACATCCACACGAGGATCCATGTAGTCGGGCCAGCTGATCGTGATTTGTAGTGACGAGAACAGTCTGTcgctcaacaccaatgaaaGTAACTACCAGTAATCGTTTTAAAAAGTATCACcgccaaaaataaataaagcttgaaTTATGTTGAACGGAAACAGCGACTGGGAACGCATAAAAATGCCAATTAAAATTCCCATTAGTGCTTTAGGGTACGGCGTGCTGTGGGATAACACGCGTGCATAGGGGCTTTTATGCCATGTATAGCCTCGTGGCCGTTGCAGGGCAAAGGCTAGCGCCTCCCTAGAGCTCGTGTCATGAgcgggggggtggaggggggacAAGCCTCGTCCATTGGCCTTTAATGTTAGTAGGCATGGCTGAATTAGTAAGTCATCCGTAGTCAAAGGTTTGATGAAATCAGTAATCTGATCCATATTTTCTAAATCTGTGGCCTTTTCAAGCAATGTATGTGACTTTACAGAACCCtgcgttgtgttactgcagtaGCAAAGCTACgcttgggcatggaataatctcgaaGTTAGTAGTAAAAGTATAGTGATTGCCTCCTGTGGTCTGTGTCGTACACATGGAATGTACCGCCGTGACCTCACAAGGTCAACAGTGACGCGATCGAGATTTTATGATGTTGGATCATCCAATTCTACCGTTTGTCTTCCGTTTTCGACGTTTTAAACGATCGGAATGGATTCAGGGAACAAAAGCATCTATATGTAGTTAGGAAGGTCCAGCTCTGGGGTTCTACGTTAAAAGCCATTGTACTCTGTTGGAAAAATCTAAAACATTGAATAGAACTATTTTCTTGGAAAGTGTTGAGTGGTCTGTCATgtgatatataatttatttttgtgttttctttacctttaaaatATAATCTTAACTGGGGTAAACTATTAAAAAGGCcctatttcatcggttacgtttgaccacttacaaactacatgtatcatcaaactatgctgttgtcttttagATTGATGGGACGTTATTGTCTCGTGTCTATGTCCCGACGTGCCTCTGAAGCACCGTTACAAACCTATCGGAAGTGGGACAAGTAAGCGGTGGAAGATCCTGAGTGCATTATTTCTTTTTAGCCCTAACAGTATATGCCTTTAAAGTGGAAGGTGGAACATAAAGTATTTTCACAGACAATGCCATTGAAGTTGAAAGCCTGCCAGTGCATAAGTAGATATAGTAATGTTCTTGGCCATTTATTTGACAGTCGAGTCGGGGATTCTCCAGTAGCTGGCGCCGGAGCTTACGTGGACAAAGATATAGGTGGCGCTGCCGGAACGGGGGATGGTGATGTCATGATGAGATTTTTGCCCGCGTAAGAGTTTCTGTTTTTACACAGCTGaattgtatttgatttttacGTGACTGTTTTAGTACAGAGTGATGCGaaaatgtaagaaatgtatTTGTAGCATTTTCAGGCTATTGTGAtcccatttttttgtttattttttttttgtttgctcttCTTACATTTTCTGATCATTTTACAAAGTACCAACAAAAATCAAGTGATTATGAGCACAAGCTAAAGATGTAAATAAGGAAGTTTCTTGTTGTTATCACCAGTTACCAGACAGTGTCTTACATGGAGCAGGGACTTACCCCAGCGGATGCTGCAGAAAGAAGTATTAACCGAATTCTCAAATATTATCCTACGTTTTCGGGAGCTGTTGTTGCGGTAAATCTTAAAGGAGATCATGGTAAGATTTTCTGCAGCATGTGGATATAAACCAAACGTATCATGCATGAGATAGAGGAAGGCTATATTCTTGTTTTATCTCTGGTTTTGTAGTAGACATGATAGATGCAGATAGTCGAAAGTTTTGCACTGGCGAGTATTAAATCTTCTTAAAATGAAATGCAAACAGAAATGGAAATTTCTCCCTAACTGTTTGACCGGATTCAAGTCTCATGATGAAATCTTGCTAGACCAAAAAGAGAGCATTTCATATTCACATTGATGATCacagaaagacaaaatatttaagttttgtgtaaaacaaaatatcgcAGGATCGTCTCTGGTTTATTCCACTAAAACTTTGTTGGCCTTGCTATACCTGAACATTTGCTCGTTCGCCTGTGTCATCCACCTGGCGAACCCTGCCGccgatgtatatatatatatatatatatatatatatatatatatatatatatatatatataatgaggtACATGAATGAAAACGTAGCTATAAAATTATTTCTTGTGCTTGAACTTGAGTTGTTCTTTATTCTGTTTCAGGCGGAGCGTGTCACGGATTTGACCTCTTTCCTTACAGTGTTCAGTCAGCACAGCTGCAAAACGTGACTGTATATAATGTGACCTgcattaaaaaatatgtaaagtatTCTGCGTCCGACAGAAAAGAAAGTAATTATTTCAACCTTATAGATTGGATTTCGCGTTTCATTCTCTATTATACTCAGAATGTATGAATAAAATTATAGCTTTTCCATTCAAGCATTGTGTTTTAATCTTACAATCAGATATTACGAATGGAACAATGGTTGTGTGAAAGTACTGCGTGGGTCATTCAGGATGCTGTAAGTGTGAAAGGGGCCGGGGAAGGATGTGCTAAATATGGATCTTGTCTCGCCTTAAATAGATCGTTTCCATTcttgaaaaattacacaattttaatgGCTTTAATCAAGTCTATGACGTAGTGCGCATGCGTGGGGATGTTTTGCTGCAGGACAATATaggttaaatataatatatattatatataaatataataggTTACAATATAGGTCTTGTTGCCAATCAGGGTGAGACAGTCATCGTAACTGTGACCATCTGCCACTCTGTGAGCAAGATCGTTGAAACTGCCACCCTTGCAACATTTATTATATCAACAGTACATAGGGGGCGGAACGTGCAAGgggagaacccacgaccacaGGAGGCAGACAAGGATGGGTCTTGCGGGATCGGCGGTGGGTTTTGTGGGATCGGCGGTGGGTCTTGTGGGTCCGGCGGTGGGTCTGTGTTGGGCATTGTGGAATAGGAAATGAGGCTCACTGTTTCCTGACGCCCCGAAGGGCGCAGGATTTTGTGTGACTGAGGTAAACAATCTAGGGCCACCATGCTTCAATACATATACCGGCCCAgccagcacagttggtagagcgtccgcttcgggagcggtagattcactgtcaatcctgtgtcgagtcacaccgaagactttaaaagaggaagttgcagcttcctcgcttggcgttcagcatgaagggatgGTACAACCGTAtccgtataatggctcgggcggggcgacttattttccttcggtaagtcgtctcagtaaagcagcactaaataaaagggcggtggaaatccgtcctgcaagaaggaggcacattacatccgttctaaggattctttcgttgtcgtaagactgaaaaattgttaagtacgacgttaaaccccaagcactcacttactcaatACATACACAGGGATCGCTTCGTTGGCCTATAATGATTTGTGgcatcgggtcataccaaagacaaaatggtacttgtttgtTGCCTGGCATgatgagcaaggaaacatgactggttggccaggtgtcagtat is a genomic window containing:
- the LOC135472483 gene encoding N(4)-(Beta-N-acetylglucosaminyl)-L-asparaginase-like — its product is MSAPSIQKYFLAKLVVVFIYVYIGNTIPIVVNTWPFTEATIKGWNVIANNGSALDAVEQGGSVCEEFGKCATSVGYGADPDEIGETTLDAMIMDGTSHDVGAVGDLRRVKSALSVARAVLEYTTHTFLVGESATNFAAEMGFSVVDLHSNFSTQQFKSWRKANCQPNYRQNVAPDPTKSCGPYQPVKRRARRQVERSSRVSPWVDENNHDTIGLIAIDKDGNIAGGTTTNGMNHKVPGRVGDSPVAGAGAYVDKDIGGAAGTGDGDVMMRFLPAYQTVSYMEQGLTPADAAERSINRILKYYPTFSGAVVAVNLKGDHGGACHGFDLFPYSVQSAQLQNVTVYNVTCIKKYVKYSASDRKESNYFNLIDWISRFILYYTQNV